Proteins encoded by one window of Yersinia massiliensis:
- the mdh gene encoding malate dehydrogenase codes for MKVAVLGAAGGIGQALALLLKTQLPSGSDLSLYDIAPVTPGVAVDLSHIPTAVNIKGFSGEDATPALQGADIVLISAGVARKPGMDRSDLFNVNAGIVRNLVEQIARTCPNALIGIITNPVNTTVAIAAEVLKKAGVYDKNKLFGITTLDTIRSNTFVAELKGKQPQDIEVPVIGGHSGVTILPLLSQIPGISFTEQEVASLTKRIQNAGTEVVEAKAGGGSATLSMGQAAARFGLSLVRALQGESNVVECSYVEGDGKYARFFAQPILLGKNGVAERKDIGKLSAFEQQALESMLDVLHQDIELGEKFVNN; via the coding sequence ATGAAAGTTGCAGTTCTCGGTGCCGCTGGTGGTATCGGCCAGGCCCTCGCTCTTCTACTCAAGACCCAGCTTCCTTCAGGTTCAGACCTTTCTTTATATGATATCGCGCCAGTGACGCCTGGTGTTGCGGTTGATCTGAGCCATATCCCGACCGCCGTTAATATTAAAGGCTTCAGCGGCGAAGATGCTACCCCAGCGCTGCAAGGGGCCGATATTGTTCTGATTTCTGCTGGTGTTGCTCGTAAACCAGGTATGGATCGCTCAGATTTGTTCAATGTTAATGCCGGTATTGTTCGTAATCTGGTTGAACAAATCGCACGTACTTGCCCTAACGCCTTAATTGGTATCATTACCAACCCAGTTAATACGACTGTTGCGATCGCGGCAGAAGTACTGAAAAAAGCGGGTGTATACGATAAGAATAAGTTATTCGGTATTACTACACTGGATACTATTCGCTCGAACACTTTCGTTGCTGAATTGAAAGGCAAACAGCCTCAGGATATCGAAGTTCCTGTTATCGGTGGCCACTCTGGCGTCACTATCCTGCCATTACTGTCACAAATTCCAGGCATTAGCTTTACAGAGCAGGAAGTTGCTTCTTTGACTAAGCGTATCCAAAATGCAGGGACTGAAGTTGTTGAAGCAAAAGCCGGTGGCGGATCCGCAACACTGTCCATGGGTCAAGCTGCGGCACGTTTTGGCCTTTCTTTAGTTCGTGCTCTGCAAGGCGAAAGCAATGTTGTTGAATGTTCTTACGTTGAGGGCGATGGCAAGTATGCCCGCTTCTTTGCTCAACCAATTTTGTTGGGTAAAAACGGTGTTGCTGAGCGTAAAGACATTGGCAAACTAAGTGCATTTGAGCAACAAGCGTTGGAAAGCATGCTTGATGTATTGCACCAAGATATTGAGTTAGGCGAGAAATTCGTTAACAACTAA
- the fbp gene encoding class 1 fructose-bisphosphatase — protein sequence MKTLGEFIVEKQLDFSHATGELTALLSAIKLGAKIIHRDINKAGLVDILGASGVSNIQGEDQMKLDLFANEKLKAALKARGEVAGIASEEEDDIVIFDGGRAENAKYVVLMDPLDGSSNIDVNVSVGTIFSIYRRITPFGVPITEADFLQPGTKQVAAGYVVYGSSTMLVYTTGYGVHAFTYDPSLGVFCLSHEKVRYPATGCMYSINEGNYIKFPLGVKKYIKYCQEQDEATKRPYTSRYIGSLVADFHRNLLKGGIYIYPSTASHPQGKLRLLYECNPMAFLAEQAGGKATDGVNRILDIVPEKLHQRAPFFVGTKSMVEDAEGFIARFPDEEAK from the coding sequence ATGAAAACGTTAGGCGAATTCATCGTTGAGAAACAGCTAGACTTCTCTCACGCCACCGGCGAATTAACTGCATTACTTTCAGCAATCAAACTCGGCGCAAAAATTATTCACCGTGATATCAACAAAGCTGGTTTGGTTGATATTTTAGGTGCCAGTGGTGTTTCCAATATTCAAGGCGAGGACCAGATGAAACTGGACCTGTTTGCCAATGAAAAATTGAAAGCGGCCCTGAAAGCACGTGGTGAAGTTGCCGGCATCGCGTCAGAAGAAGAAGATGACATTGTTATCTTTGACGGTGGACGGGCAGAAAATGCCAAATATGTCGTTCTGATGGATCCATTGGATGGCTCTTCAAATATCGACGTGAATGTGTCCGTCGGTACAATTTTCTCTATTTATCGTCGTATTACCCCATTTGGGGTGCCTATTACTGAAGCTGACTTTTTGCAACCGGGCACCAAGCAAGTTGCAGCAGGCTATGTAGTCTATGGTTCTTCAACCATGCTGGTCTATACCACAGGTTACGGTGTGCATGCTTTTACCTATGATCCTTCGCTGGGTGTTTTCTGTTTGTCCCACGAAAAGGTTCGCTATCCCGCAACCGGTTGCATGTATTCCATCAACGAAGGGAATTACATTAAATTCCCATTAGGCGTGAAGAAATACATTAAGTATTGCCAAGAGCAGGATGAAGCCACTAAGCGGCCTTATACCTCACGCTATATTGGCTCGCTGGTTGCCGACTTCCATCGTAATTTGTTGAAAGGTGGTATTTATATCTACCCAAGTACTGCTAGCCATCCACAGGGAAAACTACGTTTACTCTATGAATGCAATCCAATGGCTTTCTTGGCAGAACAAGCCGGTGGTAAAGCAACGGATGGGGTTAACCGCATTCTGGATATCGTGCCGGAGAAACTGCATCAACGTGCACCGTTCTTCGTGGGTACCAAGTCTATGGTTGAAGACGCTGAAGGCTTTATTGCTAGGTTCCCTGACGAAGAAGCTAAGTAA
- the mpl gene encoding UDP-N-acetylmuramate:L-alanyl-gamma-D-glutamyl-meso-diaminopimelate ligase, which translates to MRIHILGICGTFMGGLAMLARSLGHEVTGADANVYPPMSTQLENQGIDLIQGYDPAQLDPAPDLVIIGNAMTRGNPCVEAVLEQGIPYVSGPQWLHDHVLPERWVLAIAGTHGKTTTAGMVAWILESCGYEPGFVIGGLPGNFDVSARLGNSPFFVIEADEYDCAFFDKRSKFVHYSPRTLVMNNLEFDHADIFDDLKAIQKQFHHLVRLVPGTGKIILPDNDNHLKQVMAMGCWSEQELVGETGSWFARKVSTDASVYEVLLDNELVGEVNWSLVGEHNMHNGLMAIAAARHVGVQPADACRALGGFINARRRLELRGEAHGVTVYDDFAHHPTAILATLAALRSKVGGTARILAVLEPRSNTMKLGLSKNELAPSLGRADEVFLFQPQHIPWQVVEVADACIQPTHWSADIDTLVDMVVKTAQPGDHILVMSNGGFGGIHDKLLSSLGKKSALEAQSQD; encoded by the coding sequence ATGCGCATTCACATATTAGGTATCTGCGGCACTTTTATGGGCGGCTTAGCGATGCTGGCACGTTCATTAGGTCATGAAGTGACGGGAGCGGATGCTAACGTGTATCCGCCGATGAGCACACAGCTGGAAAATCAAGGGATCGACTTGATCCAAGGATATGATCCAGCTCAACTGGATCCAGCACCGGATTTGGTGATCATCGGCAATGCCATGACTCGTGGTAATCCTTGCGTCGAAGCTGTATTAGAACAAGGCATCCCTTATGTTTCAGGGCCGCAATGGCTGCACGACCATGTATTGCCGGAGCGCTGGGTATTGGCGATAGCCGGTACGCATGGCAAGACAACCACCGCGGGTATGGTCGCTTGGATATTGGAATCTTGCGGCTACGAGCCCGGTTTTGTTATTGGTGGTCTACCGGGTAATTTCGATGTCTCAGCCCGTTTAGGTAACAGCCCATTTTTTGTGATTGAAGCTGATGAATATGATTGTGCCTTCTTTGATAAACGCTCTAAATTTGTTCATTACAGCCCAAGAACGCTAGTGATGAATAATCTTGAGTTTGATCATGCGGATATCTTTGATGATCTGAAAGCCATTCAAAAGCAATTCCACCATCTGGTACGTTTAGTGCCGGGTACCGGTAAAATCATCCTGCCGGACAATGATAATCATCTGAAGCAGGTGATGGCGATGGGGTGCTGGAGCGAGCAAGAGCTTGTTGGTGAAACGGGGAGCTGGTTTGCGCGTAAAGTTTCAACTGATGCTAGCGTCTACGAAGTGCTTCTCGATAATGAATTAGTCGGTGAGGTTAACTGGTCACTGGTGGGCGAGCATAATATGCACAATGGGCTGATGGCCATCGCTGCTGCTCGCCATGTTGGGGTGCAACCTGCGGATGCTTGCCGTGCATTAGGTGGTTTTATTAATGCCCGACGTCGGCTGGAGTTACGCGGTGAAGCCCATGGTGTCACGGTTTATGATGATTTTGCGCACCACCCAACGGCCATTCTTGCGACCTTAGCGGCATTGCGCAGTAAAGTCGGTGGAACTGCACGTATTTTAGCTGTTTTAGAGCCACGTTCTAACACCATGAAATTGGGGCTATCCAAGAATGAGTTGGCACCTTCATTAGGCCGTGCAGATGAAGTATTCCTGTTCCAGCCTCAGCATATCCCTTGGCAAGTTGTTGAAGTCGCAGATGCTTGTATTCAACCTACGCATTGGAGTGCTGATATCGATACGTTAGTCGATATGGTTGTGAAAACGGCTCAACCCGGAGATCATATCTTGGTCATGAGTAATGGTGGTTTTGGCGGGATTCATGATAAGTTACTGAGTTCATTAGGTAAAAAATCAGCCTTAGAAGCGCAATCTCAAGATTAA
- the argR gene encoding transcriptional regulator ArgR, producing MRNPAKQEDLIKAFKALLKEEKFSSQGEIVLALQEEGFENINQSKVSRMLTKFGAVRTRNAKMEMVYCLPAELGVPTTSSPLKNLVLDVDYNESVVVINTSPGAAQLIARLLDSLGKAEGILGSIAGDDTIFTTPARGFTVKQLHEAILGLFEQEL from the coding sequence ATGCGTAATCCCGCAAAACAAGAAGATCTTATCAAGGCGTTCAAAGCGTTATTGAAAGAAGAGAAATTCAGTTCTCAAGGTGAGATCGTTTTGGCCTTGCAGGAAGAAGGGTTTGAAAACATAAACCAATCCAAAGTTTCGCGTATGTTGACTAAATTTGGTGCCGTCAGAACGCGTAATGCAAAAATGGAGATGGTTTATTGCTTGCCTGCTGAACTGGGTGTACCAACAACCAGTAGCCCGCTAAAGAACTTGGTCTTAGATGTTGATTACAATGAGTCAGTGGTGGTGATTAATACGAGCCCTGGTGCAGCCCAACTGATTGCCCGTCTGCTGGATTCATTAGGCAAGGCTGAAGGCATTCTAGGGAGTATTGCTGGCGATGATACAATATTTACAACGCCGGCCAGAGGATTTACCGTTAAGCAGTTACATGAAGCTATCCTCGGGTTGTTTGAGCAAGAGCTTTAA
- the ppa gene encoding inorganic diphosphatase: protein MSLNDVPAGKDLPEDIYVVIEIPANADPIKYEIDKETGSLFVDRFMSTAMFYPCNYGYINNTLSLDGDPVDVLVPTPYPLQPGAVIRCRPVGVLKMTDEAGEDAKLVAVPHSKLTKEYDHVKDVQDLPELLKAQIKHFFEHYKDLETGKWVKVDGWEDAAAAKAEILSSFERAKK from the coding sequence ATGAGCTTGAACGACGTACCTGCAGGTAAAGACCTGCCAGAAGATATTTATGTTGTAATCGAAATCCCTGCTAACGCTGACCCGATCAAATATGAAATCGATAAAGAGACTGGTTCTCTGTTCGTAGACCGTTTCATGTCTACCGCGATGTTCTACCCTTGTAACTACGGCTACATCAACAATACCTTGTCATTAGACGGGGATCCGGTTGATGTGCTGGTGCCAACACCGTATCCGTTACAGCCTGGTGCTGTTATTCGTTGCCGCCCAGTTGGCGTGTTGAAAATGACGGATGAAGCAGGCGAAGATGCTAAGTTAGTGGCTGTTCCACACAGCAAACTGACCAAAGAATATGATCACGTTAAAGACGTGCAAGACCTGCCTGAATTGCTGAAGGCACAGATCAAACACTTCTTTGAGCATTATAAAGATCTGGAAACGGGCAAATGGGTGAAAGTTGACGGCTGGGAAGATGCCGCAGCGGCCAAAGCTGAGATCCTGTCTTCTTTCGAGCGTGCGAAGAAATAA
- a CDS encoding methyl-accepting chemotaxis protein has translation MLKKITIKNGLIAQLSLMSLILLIVSVIGINSIQESSRSLQVINQIQGEELGSLSNSFNATLSARTEAALAIHQLEIGLIDESLQTAKQAEGSLALSQKEMARFVSAVSARGDGQVLAENIQKSYKNYVDKGVIPMLAAIKAGYADEYYDVLEKSITEISKAFNDDVATFRSYALDAGQQQIDRANNAAKIKLAIIVAAGVITLISAVLAWFALKYIILQPLEQSIHQLEYIASGDLTRNINSEGNTELARLAKALQVMQQSLVESVSNVREVGGQIGVGSRELAAGNHHLAERTEESASSLEQTAASMEQLTSTVKMNAENSDQANRLAMSVSDIANKGSEAVSHVVDKMQAITTSSRRISDIITVIDGIAFQTNILALNAAVEAARAGEQGRGFAVVAGEVRNLAQRSAQSAKEIKDLIVESQSRVREGADMAESAGQTMHEIASEVSRVTALMREISAATYEQSSGIEQVNVAIAQMDQVAQQNATLVEQAAAATRSLEDQASALSASMAVFKLQGDKLALEA, from the coding sequence ATGTTAAAAAAGATTACCATTAAGAATGGGCTTATTGCTCAGCTAAGCCTTATGTCATTGATTTTATTAATTGTCAGTGTGATCGGAATCAATTCGATTCAGGAAAGCTCACGCTCATTACAAGTCATTAATCAGATCCAAGGGGAGGAATTGGGGTCTTTATCGAATAGTTTCAATGCGACCTTGAGTGCTCGAACAGAAGCCGCATTGGCAATCCATCAACTAGAGATCGGTCTGATTGATGAGTCGTTGCAAACAGCAAAGCAGGCTGAAGGTTCTTTGGCATTGTCACAAAAAGAGATGGCACGTTTTGTTAGTGCGGTATCTGCTCGGGGAGACGGGCAGGTATTGGCAGAAAATATTCAAAAAAGTTATAAAAATTATGTGGATAAAGGTGTAATCCCGATGCTTGCCGCTATCAAAGCGGGTTACGCAGATGAGTATTATGATGTGCTAGAAAAGAGTATCACGGAGATTAGCAAAGCCTTCAACGATGACGTTGCCACTTTTCGCAGTTATGCCTTGGATGCTGGTCAACAACAAATTGATAGGGCGAACAATGCCGCCAAAATTAAGTTAGCGATCATTGTTGCTGCGGGCGTGATCACCTTGATCTCTGCTGTGTTGGCATGGTTTGCGCTCAAATACATTATCTTGCAGCCTTTGGAGCAATCAATTCATCAATTAGAATATATCGCCTCTGGTGATTTAACCCGCAATATTAATAGTGAGGGAAATACAGAGCTGGCTCGGTTAGCAAAAGCGTTGCAAGTTATGCAGCAATCGTTAGTGGAATCGGTGAGCAACGTACGTGAAGTCGGCGGGCAAATTGGTGTCGGCTCGCGGGAGTTAGCGGCGGGTAACCATCATTTGGCCGAACGTACAGAGGAATCAGCGTCCTCACTGGAACAAACGGCCGCCAGCATGGAACAACTGACTTCAACGGTAAAAATGAATGCTGAGAACTCCGATCAAGCCAATCGCCTGGCGATGAGTGTTTCGGACATTGCCAATAAGGGCAGTGAGGCCGTCAGCCACGTTGTTGATAAAATGCAGGCTATTACCACCAGTTCGCGGCGAATCTCCGATATTATTACCGTGATTGACGGTATTGCATTCCAAACTAATATTCTGGCGCTCAATGCGGCGGTTGAAGCTGCCCGAGCGGGGGAGCAAGGGCGAGGCTTTGCTGTCGTCGCCGGTGAAGTCCGTAATCTGGCCCAGCGCAGTGCACAATCAGCTAAAGAGATTAAAGACCTGATCGTTGAATCACAGAGTCGTGTACGAGAAGGCGCAGATATGGCTGAATCTGCGGGGCAGACCATGCATGAGATCGCCAGTGAGGTGAGTCGAGTCACCGCGTTGATGCGTGAAATATCAGCTGCAACTTATGAGCAAAGCAGTGGTATTGAGCAAGTCAATGTGGCTATTGCTCAGATGGATCAGGTTGCCCAGCAGAATGCGACATTGGTTGAGCAGGCAGCGGCAGCAACGCGTTCATTAGAAGATCAAGCGAGCGCATTGTCAGCCAGTATGGCGGTTTTCAAATTGCAGGGGGATAAGCTGGCGCTAGAGGCATAA
- the tamB gene encoding autotransporter assembly complex protein TamB has product MRWVKRLSIAFLLIILLLVGTLAGLLGTTSGLHFLINSAVRWVPGLDIASVTGGWRDLTLKGIQYQMPGVTVKAGQFHLSLQLSCLKRSELCVNALTAQDVDVVVDTKALPPAAETPASTEPMGELSTPYPITLRMLTLNNVKVTIDDTAISLDEFRTGAHWQQRALNLMPTKINGLLIALPKTVPAIVPDAAKPAVETAIAVKEAVEQQAVAPIPIEPELPLGERLKALFAEPLLPELPDFRLPLDLQINAISGQQLRLTGDTDVLISSLLLQASTQDQRITLDTLEIKSPQGGLSAQGEATLNETWPLSLVVNSTLNVEPLKGEKVKLTVGGALREQLKVALNLSGPVSAQLDAETSLAQAGLPLALTLQSKQLRWPLAGDSTYQIDNLRMRLNGQATDYALSLRSDVKGTDLPPAVVMLDGKGNVEQFNLTRLRLAALQGNTDLTGVVDWRQAISWNSVLTLSGINTAKQWPEWPAKLDGKIVTRGSIHGGSWQLQVPELTLDGNVKQNRVTARGSLTGNAAGQWHIPGINLALGRNKLDVKGDLNEQWQLDANVDAPQLDGALPGLAGVVNGTLRLRGNLKAPQLLADLTANRLQWQELSINRVRIEGDVRSTDQIQGQLAIRVEQLKQADLVVSLLTLDARGSEKQHQLRLNMQGEPVSGQLALEGSFDRQQERWRGTLNNTRFDTPVGEWRLSRAIALDYQNTLERVTIGPHCWLNPNAELCVPRAIEAGPSGQASVVLNRFDLAMIKPFLGPETTLDGVFTGRADVSWKAGGSLPDVRVSLSGNGVKVQQVVQGNTLPIAFETLNLNGGLTNGQVRADWLIKLVNNGQFSGQVQVADPEGRRNLSGNIAINNISLAMINPILSDGEKAAGLLNANLRLGGNAKSPLVFGRLALDNVDVDGSWMPFDITEGRLVMNFDGMTSTLDGLIRTSQGQLNLSGDADWRDINAWRARIAAKGNKLRVTVPPMVRIDVSPDIVFEATPQLFTLNGSVDIPWARITVQEVPETAVGVSSDEVMLNNDLKPISPRSNSIPINSNLVIRVGNDVRLNAFGLKARLQGDLKMVQDQRGLGLNGQINIPSGSFRAYGQDLIVNKGVLLFSGPPDQPLLNIEAIRNPDATADGVTAGVRVTGMADAPRLEIFSDPSMSQQEALSYLLRGQGLGNSGADSGLMTSMLVGMGVAQSGKLVGKIGEAFGVTNLALDTQGVGDSSQVVVSGYVTKDLQVKYGVGIFDSLATLTLRYRLMPRLYLEAVSGIDQALDVLYQFEF; this is encoded by the coding sequence ATGAGGTGGGTAAAGAGACTCAGTATCGCATTTTTGCTCATTATCCTACTGCTGGTGGGGACGTTGGCGGGTCTGCTTGGTACCACCAGTGGCTTGCACTTCTTGATCAACAGCGCCGTACGTTGGGTGCCTGGGTTGGATATTGCCAGTGTCACTGGTGGGTGGCGTGACCTGACTTTGAAGGGTATTCAGTACCAAATGCCGGGCGTTACCGTGAAAGCAGGCCAATTTCATCTGTCATTACAGCTTTCTTGCCTTAAGCGCAGTGAGTTATGTGTCAATGCGTTGACCGCACAAGATGTGGATGTGGTAGTGGATACCAAAGCCTTGCCGCCTGCGGCAGAAACACCCGCCAGTACCGAGCCGATGGGGGAGTTGAGTACCCCATACCCCATCACGTTACGTATGCTGACGCTGAATAATGTCAAAGTCACCATTGATGATACTGCGATTTCGTTAGACGAATTCCGTACGGGCGCACATTGGCAGCAACGTGCATTGAACTTAATGCCAACGAAAATCAATGGGTTATTAATTGCATTACCCAAAACTGTACCTGCTATTGTCCCTGATGCTGCCAAACCAGCAGTTGAAACAGCCATCGCCGTAAAAGAAGCGGTTGAGCAGCAAGCTGTGGCTCCCATCCCCATAGAGCCGGAACTCCCGCTCGGTGAGCGCTTAAAAGCGTTGTTTGCCGAACCTTTACTGCCTGAATTACCGGATTTCCGCTTACCGCTGGATTTGCAGATTAATGCGATCTCAGGGCAACAGCTTAGGCTGACAGGCGATACTGATGTGCTGATCAGTAGTCTCTTGTTGCAAGCTAGCACTCAAGATCAACGCATCACACTGGATACGCTGGAAATTAAGTCGCCACAAGGCGGGTTGTCGGCTCAGGGGGAGGCGACATTGAATGAAACATGGCCGCTGAGTCTGGTCGTCAACAGCACATTGAATGTGGAGCCGCTAAAAGGCGAGAAAGTGAAGCTCACCGTGGGTGGTGCACTACGTGAGCAGCTCAAGGTGGCACTGAACTTATCTGGCCCAGTCAGTGCGCAATTGGATGCAGAAACCTCGCTGGCACAAGCCGGTTTACCTTTAGCCTTAACCTTACAAAGTAAGCAACTACGTTGGCCACTGGCGGGTGACTCCACATACCAAATCGACAATCTTAGAATGCGCCTAAACGGGCAAGCGACCGATTATGCGCTCTCCCTTCGCTCTGATGTGAAAGGCACAGATTTACCGCCAGCGGTAGTGATGCTGGATGGTAAAGGCAATGTTGAGCAGTTCAATCTCACTCGTTTACGTCTGGCAGCGTTGCAAGGTAATACGGACTTAACTGGGGTGGTAGATTGGCGTCAGGCCATTAGTTGGAATTCGGTATTAACCCTGTCAGGGATTAACACGGCGAAGCAGTGGCCGGAGTGGCCGGCAAAACTGGATGGCAAGATTGTTACCCGAGGCAGTATCCACGGAGGGAGCTGGCAGTTACAGGTACCAGAGCTGACGCTGGATGGCAACGTTAAACAAAATCGCGTGACAGCCCGTGGTTCATTGACAGGGAATGCCGCAGGTCAGTGGCATATTCCTGGCATCAATCTGGCATTGGGGCGTAATAAGCTCGATGTAAAAGGTGACCTCAATGAGCAATGGCAGCTTGATGCCAATGTTGATGCGCCACAGCTTGATGGGGCGTTACCGGGGCTTGCCGGTGTTGTGAACGGCACACTGAGATTGCGCGGCAACCTTAAAGCACCACAACTGCTGGCTGACCTCACCGCCAACCGCCTGCAATGGCAAGAATTAAGCATTAATCGGGTCAGAATTGAGGGTGATGTTCGCTCGACGGATCAAATTCAGGGCCAGCTTGCCATTCGGGTAGAACAACTTAAGCAAGCCGATTTAGTGGTCAGTTTGCTGACGTTGGATGCCCGTGGCAGTGAAAAACAGCATCAGTTGCGCCTGAATATGCAGGGTGAACCCGTGTCTGGTCAGTTGGCGTTGGAGGGGAGTTTTGATAGGCAGCAAGAGCGTTGGCGTGGCACGCTCAATAATACCCGCTTCGACACTCCTGTTGGTGAATGGCGCTTAAGTCGTGCGATAGCGCTGGATTACCAAAATACGTTAGAACGGGTCACTATTGGGCCACATTGCTGGCTTAATCCGAATGCGGAGCTTTGTGTCCCTAGAGCCATTGAAGCGGGCCCCAGCGGGCAGGCGAGTGTCGTGCTCAATCGTTTTGATTTAGCAATGATAAAGCCGTTTCTTGGTCCAGAGACAACCTTAGATGGCGTGTTCACCGGCCGAGCCGATGTGAGTTGGAAAGCAGGGGGCAGCTTGCCAGATGTGCGGGTATCCCTTAGTGGTAATGGCGTTAAGGTGCAGCAGGTCGTGCAGGGTAATACGTTACCTATTGCATTCGAAACGCTGAATCTCAATGGTGGCCTCACCAATGGACAAGTACGTGCCGATTGGCTCATCAAACTGGTGAACAACGGCCAATTCTCAGGGCAGGTACAGGTTGCAGACCCGGAAGGGCGGCGCAATCTATCCGGTAACATCGCTATCAATAATATCTCCTTAGCGATGATTAACCCGATTCTCAGTGATGGCGAAAAAGCAGCGGGCCTATTAAATGCCAATCTACGTTTGGGTGGTAATGCCAAAAGTCCATTAGTGTTCGGTCGATTAGCGCTGGATAATGTGGATGTTGATGGCAGTTGGATGCCATTTGATATTACCGAAGGTCGGCTGGTGATGAATTTCGATGGCATGACCTCAACGCTGGATGGGTTAATTCGGACGTCTCAAGGGCAGCTCAATTTGTCTGGCGATGCTGATTGGCGTGATATCAATGCTTGGCGTGCCCGAATCGCAGCAAAAGGCAACAAGTTGCGTGTCACTGTCCCGCCGATGGTACGAATTGATGTTTCGCCAGACATAGTGTTTGAAGCTACACCGCAGTTGTTCACTCTTAACGGCTCGGTGGATATCCCTTGGGCGCGTATCACTGTGCAGGAAGTACCGGAAACTGCGGTTGGTGTGTCTTCCGACGAAGTGATGCTCAATAATGACCTAAAACCGATTTCACCACGGTCAAACAGTATTCCTATCAACAGTAATCTGGTGATCCGAGTCGGTAACGATGTTCGTCTCAATGCATTTGGCCTTAAAGCCCGTTTGCAGGGCGATTTGAAAATGGTTCAAGATCAGCGTGGGTTGGGCTTGAACGGGCAGATTAATATCCCGTCTGGTAGTTTCCGAGCTTATGGGCAGGATTTGATCGTCAATAAAGGGGTACTACTGTTCTCTGGACCACCAGATCAGCCGTTACTCAATATTGAAGCAATACGTAATCCTGATGCCACTGCTGATGGCGTGACTGCGGGTGTCCGAGTGACGGGAATGGCCGATGCACCACGGCTGGAAATATTCTCGGATCCGTCGATGTCGCAGCAAGAGGCGCTGTCGTACTTGTTACGTGGGCAGGGGTTAGGCAATTCAGGAGCAGACAGCGGCCTGATGACCTCAATGCTTGTCGGAATGGGGGTTGCACAAAGTGGCAAACTTGTGGGTAAAATTGGCGAGGCATTTGGTGTCACTAACCTAGCACTTGATACGCAAGGGGTTGGCGATAGCTCGCAAGTGGTTGTGAGTGGCTATGTCACCAAAGATCTGCAAGTAAAATACGGAGTAGGTATATTTGACTCGCTGGCAACGTTAACATTACGTTATCGGTTGATGCCAAGGTTGTATCTAGAAGCGGTGTCTGGTATTGATCAGGCATTAGATGTGCTTTATCAGTTTGAGTTCTAA
- the yhcN gene encoding peroxide/acid stress response protein YhcN, whose amino-acid sequence MKIKTTIATLSVLSALSFGVFAADSINDNQAANMQAVGTITVSGLNGAPSDIRQALSDKADAMGAKAFKVIEVREENNWHATAKAYK is encoded by the coding sequence ATGAAAATTAAAACAACTATCGCAACGCTGAGCGTTCTATCTGCACTGTCTTTCGGTGTTTTTGCAGCTGATTCCATCAATGATAATCAAGCTGCCAATATGCAAGCAGTAGGTACAATTACAGTGAGTGGTCTTAATGGCGCACCTTCTGATATTCGTCAGGCACTGTCTGATAAAGCTGATGCTATGGGCGCTAAAGCGTTTAAAGTCATTGAAGTACGCGAAGAGAATAACTGGCACGCCACTGCGAAAGCTTATAAATAA
- a CDS encoding gamma-glutamylcyclotransferase family protein codes for MRIIVYGSLRRKQGNSHWMTDAQLLGEHDLEGYEMYNLGHYPAVIPGEGTVHCEVYRINSSIMNELDELKSNTKDYRRELIQTPYGSAWIYLYRLPIEGVPRIYSGDWLKRHEENDKPLP; via the coding sequence ATGCGAATTATTGTCTACGGCAGTTTACGACGCAAGCAAGGTAATAGTCACTGGATGACGGACGCTCAGTTGCTGGGCGAACATGATCTGGAAGGCTATGAAATGTACAATTTAGGTCATTATCCGGCGGTCATTCCCGGAGAAGGCACTGTGCATTGTGAGGTTTATCGGATTAACTCTTCTATTATGAATGAGTTAGATGAGTTGAAAAGTAATACTAAAGATTATCGACGTGAATTAATTCAAACACCTTACGGTAGTGCGTGGATATATCTTTATCGTTTACCGATCGAAGGGGTGCCACGTATTTACAGTGGCGATTGGCTCAAACGCCATGAAGAAAATGATAAGCCGTTACCTTAG